From a region of the Neobacillus niacini genome:
- the purL gene encoding phosphoribosylformylglycinamidine synthase subunit PurL, translated as MLLKHEPRPDQVKTEKLYQQMGLSDEEFTQIENILGRTPNYTETGLFSVMWSEHCSYKNSKPVLRKFPTTGERVLQGPGEGAGIVDIGDNQAVVFKIESHNHPSAIEPYQGAATGVGGIIRDIFSMGARPIALLNSLRFGELDESARVRYLFKEVVAGIAGYGNCIGIPTVGGEIQFEPCYEGNPLVNAMCVGLIDHKDIKKGLAQGVGNTVMYVGAKTGRDGIHGATFASEELTEQSDENRPAVQVGDPFMEKLLLEACLELIQSDALVGIQDMGAAGLTSSSAEMASKAGMGIEMNLDLVPQRETGMTAYEMMLSESQERMLIVVTKGREQEIKDLFTKYDLEAVAIGTVTDDKKLRLLQHGEIVADVPVDALAEDAPVYHKPSKEPIYYQEFQALDVEVPQVEDLNETLKQLLSQPTIASKEWVYNQYDYMVRTNTVVAPGSDASVVRIRGTKKALAMTTDCNSRYVFLDPEVGGAIAVAEAARNIVCSGAEPLAITDNLNFGNPEKPEVFWQIEKAADGISEACRVLNTPVIGGNVSLYNETSGTAIYPTPVIGMVGLVTDLDHITTQNFKNGGDLIYLVGETKPEFGGSELQKLQNGRIFGKAPELNIQLEKERQNQVLAAIRAGVVQSAHDLSEGGLGVAVAESLFGQEKLGAAITIEDNPVTALFSETQSRFLLTVKKEHQTEFESLVAAKLIGEVNDTALLKVRLENNTILEASVNELKDAWKGAIPCLLKSRD; from the coding sequence ATGTTGTTAAAGCATGAACCAAGACCAGATCAAGTAAAGACAGAAAAACTTTATCAGCAAATGGGCTTATCCGATGAAGAATTCACCCAGATTGAAAACATTCTTGGCCGGACACCAAACTACACAGAAACAGGCCTATTCTCAGTTATGTGGTCTGAGCATTGCAGCTATAAAAACTCTAAACCAGTCCTAAGAAAATTCCCAACGACAGGTGAGCGTGTTCTTCAAGGTCCTGGGGAAGGCGCCGGAATTGTCGATATCGGCGACAACCAAGCAGTTGTGTTTAAAATCGAAAGCCATAACCACCCATCAGCCATCGAGCCATATCAAGGGGCGGCTACCGGTGTTGGCGGCATTATCCGTGATATTTTTTCAATGGGTGCCCGTCCTATTGCTCTATTAAACTCACTTCGTTTCGGTGAACTGGATGAATCTGCAAGAGTACGTTATCTATTTAAAGAAGTTGTTGCCGGAATTGCTGGCTACGGTAACTGTATCGGAATTCCGACAGTTGGCGGCGAAATCCAATTTGAACCATGTTATGAAGGCAATCCGTTAGTAAATGCCATGTGTGTAGGCTTAATCGATCATAAAGATATTAAAAAAGGTCTTGCCCAAGGTGTTGGCAATACAGTGATGTATGTGGGAGCGAAAACAGGCCGTGACGGCATTCATGGTGCAACCTTTGCTTCTGAGGAATTAACAGAGCAGTCCGATGAAAACCGCCCAGCGGTTCAAGTGGGCGACCCATTCATGGAAAAGCTTTTACTAGAAGCCTGTCTTGAGTTGATTCAATCAGATGCCCTTGTCGGTATTCAGGATATGGGTGCTGCGGGATTAACAAGTTCTTCCGCTGAAATGGCAAGTAAAGCGGGAATGGGTATTGAAATGAACTTAGACCTCGTTCCTCAGCGTGAAACAGGTATGACTGCTTATGAAATGATGCTTTCAGAATCACAAGAGCGTATGTTGATTGTTGTTACAAAGGGAAGAGAACAGGAAATCAAAGATCTATTCACAAAATATGACCTTGAAGCAGTTGCGATTGGTACAGTAACTGATGATAAAAAACTACGTTTGCTGCAACACGGCGAAATCGTGGCAGATGTTCCAGTGGACGCTCTAGCTGAGGACGCACCAGTTTACCATAAGCCATCAAAAGAACCAATTTACTATCAAGAATTCCAAGCACTAGATGTTGAAGTTCCACAAGTTGAAGATTTAAATGAAACATTGAAACAACTTCTTAGCCAGCCTACAATTGCTAGCAAGGAATGGGTGTATAACCAATACGACTATATGGTACGTACGAATACAGTGGTTGCACCTGGATCTGACGCCTCTGTAGTCAGAATCCGCGGAACCAAGAAGGCATTGGCGATGACGACTGATTGTAACTCACGCTATGTATTTTTAGACCCTGAAGTTGGCGGGGCAATTGCAGTTGCTGAAGCAGCACGAAATATTGTTTGTTCGGGCGCGGAGCCATTAGCGATTACTGACAACCTCAACTTTGGAAATCCAGAAAAGCCAGAAGTGTTCTGGCAAATTGAAAAAGCAGCAGATGGAATTAGCGAGGCTTGCCGAGTTCTTAATACTCCTGTTATTGGCGGTAACGTCTCTTTATATAACGAAACAAGCGGAACAGCGATTTACCCAACACCGGTAATCGGAATGGTTGGGTTAGTAACAGATCTTGATCATATTACGACTCAGAACTTTAAGAATGGCGGCGACCTTATTTACTTAGTTGGAGAAACCAAGCCTGAGTTTGGAGGCAGTGAGTTACAGAAACTGCAAAACGGACGGATTTTCGGTAAAGCTCCAGAACTTAATATTCAACTAGAAAAAGAAAGACAGAATCAAGTGTTAGCAGCGATTCGTGCAGGAGTGGTTCAATCGGCACACGACCTTTCTGAAGGCGGGCTAGGTGTAGCGGTGGCTGAAAGTCTTTTTGGCCAAGAAAAGCTTGGGGCAGCTATCACGATTGAAGATAACCCAGTAACTGCATTATTTAGTGAAACACAATCCCGTTTCTTATTAACTGTGAAAAAAGAACACCAAACAGAGTTTGAAAGTTTAGTAGCTGCCAAATTGATTGGTGAAGTAAATGATACAGCCTTATTAAAGGTTAGGCTTGAGAATAACACGATTTTAGAAGCTTCTGTAAACGAATTGAAGGATGCCTGGAAAGGAGCTATCCCATGCTTGCTGAAATCAAGGGATTAA
- the purQ gene encoding phosphoribosylformylglycinamidine synthase subunit PurQ — MKFAVIVFPGSNCDVDMYHAIKDELGEQVEYVWHDTENLDEFDGILLPGGFSYGDYLRTGAIARFSKVMKAVVKAAEAGKPVLGVCNGFQILLEAGLLPGAMRRNESLSFICKPVELKVVNNQTMFSAAYTEGETISIPVAHGEGNYYCDEETLAKLKENNQIVFTYQDNPNGSLEDIAGIINEKGNVLGMMPHPERAVDELLGGADGLKLFQSIVRSWREANVVKA; from the coding sequence GTGAAGTTTGCAGTTATCGTTTTTCCAGGGTCTAACTGTGACGTTGATATGTACCATGCGATTAAGGATGAACTTGGTGAACAGGTTGAATATGTGTGGCATGACACTGAGAACTTAGATGAGTTTGATGGAATCTTACTTCCTGGCGGTTTCTCATACGGTGATTATTTACGTACAGGAGCGATTGCTCGTTTTAGTAAGGTAATGAAGGCAGTCGTAAAAGCAGCAGAAGCAGGAAAACCAGTTCTAGGTGTCTGCAACGGATTTCAGATTTTATTGGAAGCAGGATTACTGCCTGGGGCCATGAGACGAAATGAAAGTCTTTCATTCATTTGTAAACCGGTTGAATTAAAGGTAGTGAACAATCAGACGATGTTTTCTGCTGCCTATACAGAAGGGGAAACCATTTCAATCCCTGTCGCTCATGGTGAAGGAAACTACTATTGTGATGAAGAAACGCTCGCTAAGCTTAAAGAAAATAACCAAATCGTTTTTACTTACCAAGACAACCCGAACGGAAGTTTAGAAGATATAGCAGGAATTATCAATGAAAAAGGAAATGTCCTTGGGATGATGCCACACCCTGAAAGAGCCGTTGATGAGTTATTAGGCGGAGCAGATGGACTAAAATTATTTCAATCGATTGTAAGAAGCTGGAGGGAAGCAAATGTTGTTAAAGCATGA
- the purS gene encoding phosphoribosylformylglycinamidine synthase subunit PurS: protein MFKVKVYVTLRESVLDPQGKAVTHSLHSLNYPEVSDVRIGKYMELTIEKSERDLDEVINEICSKLLANTVIEDYRYEVEECVPQ from the coding sequence ATGTTTAAGGTAAAGGTATATGTGACGTTAAGAGAAAGTGTATTGGATCCACAAGGTAAGGCAGTAACTCATTCACTGCATTCATTAAATTATCCAGAAGTATCCGATGTACGAATCGGTAAATATATGGAACTAACGATTGAAAAGTCAGAGCGCGACCTTGATGAAGTGATCAATGAGATTTGCAGCAAGCTATTAGCAAATACAGTCATTGAAGACTACCGTTATGAAGTAGAGGAGTGTGTTCCTCAGTGA
- the purC gene encoding phosphoribosylaminoimidazolesuccinocarboxamide synthase: MKELLYEGKAKRIFSTDDQQIVLIAYKDSATAFNGQKKADITGKGRLNNEITSLLFLKLKEQGIESHFIERISETEQLVKRVEIIPLEVVVRNIAAGSLSKRLGIEEGKALTKPLVEFYLKNDDLGDPLLTTDHIYELNIATEEELSTLKEKALKINTVLSSFFNDLGINLIDFKLEFGKDAEGSILLADEISPDTCRLWDKKTNEKLDKDVFRRDLGSLTEAYETILARLGGKQHV; the protein is encoded by the coding sequence ATGAAAGAACTTCTCTATGAAGGTAAAGCAAAGCGAATTTTTAGCACGGATGATCAACAAATTGTTTTGATTGCATATAAGGATTCGGCAACAGCTTTTAACGGGCAAAAGAAAGCTGATATTACTGGTAAAGGGCGTTTAAATAACGAAATTACTAGTTTGCTATTTTTAAAGCTTAAGGAACAGGGAATTGAATCGCATTTCATTGAAAGAATTTCTGAAACTGAGCAGCTGGTTAAAAGGGTAGAAATCATACCGCTAGAGGTTGTTGTTCGCAATATCGCTGCCGGTAGCCTTTCAAAGCGATTAGGAATCGAAGAAGGTAAGGCATTAACAAAGCCGCTCGTAGAGTTTTATTTAAAAAATGACGACCTCGGCGACCCGTTATTAACCACTGACCATATTTACGAATTGAACATAGCAACAGAAGAGGAACTAAGCACCTTAAAAGAGAAAGCACTAAAAATTAATACAGTTTTATCAAGCTTTTTTAACGACTTAGGAATTAATCTTATAGACTTCAAACTTGAGTTTGGAAAAGACGCTGAAGGCAGCATATTATTAGCAGATGAAATTTCACCAGACACTTGTAGACTTTGGGACAAAAAGACAAATGAAAAGCTCGATAAGGATGTATTCCGTCGCGACCTTGGTAGTTTAACAGAAGCGTATGAGACTATTTTAGCCAGATTAGGGGGAAAACAGCATGTTTAA
- the purB gene encoding adenylosuccinate lyase, which yields MIDRYTRPEMGAIWTEENRFKAWLEVEILACEAWAELGEIPKEDVKKLRENASFNIDRIKEIEEETRHDVVAFTRAVSETLGEERKWVHYGLTSTDVVDTALSYLLKQANEIIRKDLENFIDILKNKAIEHKFTVMMGRTHGVHAEPTTFGLKLALWYEEMKRNLERFNQAATGVEFGKISGAVGTYANINPFVEQYVCEKLGTQPAPISTQTLQRDRHAHYMSTIALIATSIEKFAVEVRGLQKSETREVEEFFAKGQKGSSAMPHKRNPIGSENMTGLARVIRGYMMTAYENVPLWHERDISHSSAERIILPDATIALNYMLNRFGNIIKNLTVYPENMKRNMDRTLGLIYSQRVLLALIDKGLSREEAYDTVQPKTAESWENQVPFRGLIEEEPKITSLLSAEEIADCFDYNYHLQHVDTIFERLGLNS from the coding sequence ATGATTGATCGTTATACAAGACCTGAAATGGGTGCGATTTGGACAGAGGAAAACCGCTTTAAGGCCTGGTTGGAGGTTGAGATCCTTGCATGTGAGGCATGGGCAGAGTTAGGTGAAATTCCGAAAGAAGACGTAAAGAAGCTGCGAGAAAATGCATCCTTCAATATTGACCGGATTAAAGAAATCGAAGAAGAAACACGGCATGATGTTGTTGCTTTTACTCGCGCAGTATCCGAGACATTAGGGGAAGAGCGCAAGTGGGTGCATTACGGTTTAACTTCTACGGATGTTGTTGATACCGCTCTTTCTTACTTGTTAAAGCAAGCGAATGAGATTATCCGGAAGGACCTTGAAAACTTTATTGATATCCTAAAGAACAAAGCGATTGAACATAAATTTACCGTGATGATGGGACGTACGCACGGGGTACATGCTGAACCGACTACTTTTGGATTAAAGCTTGCTCTATGGTATGAAGAGATGAAACGGAACCTAGAACGATTTAATCAGGCAGCAACTGGTGTTGAGTTTGGGAAAATTTCCGGTGCAGTTGGAACGTACGCGAATATCAACCCGTTTGTTGAACAATATGTGTGTGAAAAACTGGGTACACAGCCTGCACCAATCTCAACACAAACCTTGCAGCGTGACCGCCATGCACACTATATGTCAACGATTGCTTTAATTGCGACTTCTATTGAAAAGTTTGCGGTAGAAGTACGCGGATTGCAAAAAAGTGAAACACGTGAAGTAGAAGAGTTTTTTGCAAAAGGACAAAAAGGATCATCTGCCATGCCTCATAAGCGTAACCCAATTGGCTCTGAAAATATGACCGGTTTGGCACGAGTGATTCGCGGTTATATGATGACAGCCTATGAAAATGTTCCACTTTGGCATGAGCGCGATATTTCACACTCTTCTGCAGAGCGGATCATTTTACCTGATGCAACGATTGCCTTGAACTACATGTTAAATCGTTTCGGAAACATCATTAAAAACCTAACTGTCTATCCGGAAAATATGAAACGTAACATGGACCGTACACTAGGATTAATATACTCGCAGCGTGTTCTCCTTGCGTTGATTGATAAGGGATTATCGCGCGAAGAGGCTTATGATACCGTTCAGCCAAAAACAGCGGAATCATGGGAAAATCAAGTGCCATTCCGTGGTTTAATAGAAGAAGAGCCAAAAATTACAAGCTTGCTTTCAGCTGAAGAAATTGCAGACTGCTTTGATTACAACTATCACCTGCAGCATGTTGACACCATCTTTGAACGATTAGGATTGAACAGCTAA
- the purK gene encoding 5-(carboxyamino)imidazole ribonucleotide synthase, translating into MSNKTILPGQTIGIIGGGQLGRMMALSARAMGYRIAVLDPVEDSPCGQVADYKVIGDYDDLEAIKKLAEISDVITYEFENIDAAALEWLCNHAYVPQGKSLLEVTQDRVKEKGAIENAGVQVAPYAVINSLNDLHEQCEQLGYPVVLKTARGGYDGKGQVVLKGHQDIEKAQVLLENGQCILEKWVSFTKEISVIITRNSNGETKVFPVGENIHRDNILHQTIAPARISKQAEEKAIQSAIQLANTFGLVGTLAVEMFLTAGDIIYINELAPRPHNSGHYTIEACETSQFEQHIRAVCNLPLGKTELLKPAVMVNILGEHVQNVLDKVTNIRDWKVHLYGKKEAKLKRKMGHVTILCDSVDIALEEVNTSYIWEEKSLEAKR; encoded by the coding sequence TTGTCTAATAAAACTATTTTACCGGGTCAGACAATAGGAATCATTGGCGGCGGTCAGTTGGGAAGAATGATGGCTCTTTCTGCAAGAGCAATGGGTTATCGAATTGCCGTATTAGACCCGGTTGAAGATTCGCCTTGCGGCCAGGTGGCGGATTATAAGGTAATTGGGGATTATGATGATTTAGAGGCGATAAAGAAACTAGCTGAAATAAGTGATGTCATTACCTATGAATTTGAAAATATTGATGCTGCGGCGCTTGAATGGCTTTGCAATCATGCATATGTGCCTCAGGGAAAGAGTTTACTTGAAGTTACTCAGGACCGAGTGAAAGAAAAAGGTGCGATTGAAAATGCTGGGGTCCAGGTGGCACCCTATGCAGTCATCAATTCTCTGAATGACCTTCATGAACAATGTGAACAGCTTGGCTATCCCGTTGTATTAAAAACAGCACGAGGTGGCTATGACGGTAAAGGGCAAGTGGTTCTAAAAGGCCATCAGGATATTGAAAAGGCTCAAGTACTTCTTGAAAACGGACAATGTATCCTGGAAAAATGGGTTTCTTTTACGAAAGAAATTTCCGTCATTATCACAAGAAATTCAAATGGTGAAACAAAGGTATTTCCGGTTGGAGAAAATATTCATCGTGATAATATACTTCACCAGACTATTGCTCCTGCGCGTATTAGTAAACAAGCTGAGGAGAAGGCCATTCAATCCGCGATACAACTTGCAAATACTTTTGGGCTGGTAGGGACACTGGCGGTTGAAATGTTTTTAACAGCGGGGGATATCATTTACATAAATGAACTCGCTCCTAGACCGCATAATTCAGGGCATTATACGATTGAAGCTTGTGAAACATCACAATTCGAACAGCATATCAGGGCTGTGTGTAACCTGCCCCTTGGGAAGACAGAGCTATTAAAGCCTGCGGTCATGGTTAATATATTAGGGGAGCATGTTCAAAACGTGTTAGATAAAGTAACAAACATTCGAGATTGGAAAGTTCATTTATATGGTAAAAAAGAGGCAAAACTAAAAAGAAAAATGGGGCATGTAACGATTTTATGTGATTCTGTTGATATTGCCCTTGAAGAAGTGAATACTAGTTACATTTGGGAAGAAAAAAGTCTGGAGGCAAAAAGATGA
- the purE gene encoding 5-(carboxyamino)imidazole ribonucleotide mutase, with the protein MNPIIAVIMGSKSDWETMKHTCEILDRLEVPYEKKVVSAHRTPDLMFEFAENARVRGIKVIIAGAGGAAHLPGMVAAKTTLPVIGVPVQSKALNGMDSLLSIVQMPAGVPVATVAIGKAGATNAGLLAAQIVSINDSKIQEKLEQVRLESKMTVIESSDQLV; encoded by the coding sequence ATGAATCCAATTATAGCGGTAATAATGGGGAGCAAATCCGATTGGGAAACGATGAAGCATACCTGTGAAATCCTTGACCGATTAGAGGTTCCATATGAAAAAAAGGTGGTTTCAGCACACCGTACTCCTGATTTGATGTTTGAATTTGCTGAGAATGCTAGAGTAAGAGGAATTAAGGTAATCATCGCAGGTGCTGGCGGTGCGGCTCATCTGCCAGGTATGGTGGCGGCAAAGACGACATTGCCTGTAATTGGGGTTCCTGTTCAATCGAAGGCGTTGAATGGAATGGATTCTCTTTTATCGATTGTACAAATGCCTGCTGGGGTACCGGTTGCAACAGTTGCGATTGGTAAGGCGGGGGCAACCAACGCGGGTTTACTGGCAGCCCAAATTGTATCGATTAATGATTCGAAAATACAAGAAAAACTAGAACAAGTCCGCTTGGAGTCCAAAATGACGGTAATAGAAAGTAGTGATCAGCTTGTCTAA
- a CDS encoding NETI motif-containing protein, with product MSKKKMQFEVQENESIEACLERMKKQGYIPVRRTEKPIFQEVVNGNITSYEPVGRQIVFEAISAE from the coding sequence ATGAGTAAAAAGAAAATGCAATTTGAAGTACAAGAAAATGAAAGCATTGAAGCTTGTCTAGAGCGGATGAAAAAACAAGGGTATATACCGGTTCGCCGAACGGAAAAACCAATTTTTCAGGAGGTAGTTAATGGAAACATTACTTCCTATGAACCGGTCGGAAGGCAGATTGTATTTGAAGCCATCAGTGCTGAGTAA
- a CDS encoding DUF2179 domain-containing protein — MLENGFMMVVIILLINIVYVSFFTIRMILTLKGQRYLAAFLSMIEVVIYVLGLGLVLNNLNEIQNLIAYAVGYGIGVIVGMKIEEKLALGYITVNVITKEYDKNLPKVLREKGFGVTDWAAHGLEGDRMALQILTPRKFELKLYETIKGLDPKAFIISYEPKAIHGGFWVKSVKRGKLFS, encoded by the coding sequence ATGTTAGAGAATGGATTTATGATGGTAGTGATTATTTTACTTATTAACATTGTTTATGTTTCATTTTTTACGATAAGAATGATTCTAACGTTAAAAGGTCAGCGTTATTTGGCAGCATTCTTGAGTATGATAGAAGTGGTTATCTATGTTTTAGGTCTTGGACTTGTTTTAAATAACTTAAATGAAATTCAAAACCTAATTGCTTACGCCGTTGGATATGGGATCGGTGTCATCGTAGGAATGAAAATTGAAGAAAAGCTGGCATTAGGCTATATTACCGTAAATGTGATTACAAAGGAATACGATAAAAACTTACCTAAAGTATTAAGAGAAAAGGGATTCGGGGTGACCGACTGGGCTGCTCATGGGCTCGAGGGAGATCGAATGGCTCTTCAAATATTAACACCAAGAAAATTTGAACTTAAATTATATGAAACGATAAAAGGTTTGGACCCAAAAGCATTCATCATCTCCTATGAACCTAAGGCGATTCATGGCGGGTTTTGGGTGAAATCTGTGAAAAGAGGGAAATTATTTTCATGA
- a CDS encoding translocation protein TolB, producing the protein MDLWLYRVKSNRHYKVKENVGVNFQWSPNENSLGVQVAKNLFSLHTSQLGLFTPIAKDIENFSWLPSGKGFLISTKKSPEFHSDIILSKVILRKKEKPAVNHLYNVKIGKNEIFASTSEFKWSNDKKWISFLLIPTASLSADGNTLCVLSANGKTFRKMDEMLIESAWFQWAPYNGLLGYVSGIGREATINKRSRVLKVPSMKNMTLTPRDFVDRDLTWQNNRTIIVSRSKENGSEDLSERALPSLYKISLSDNKQTQLTVPSEKDGDFRPEIVKNNLIWTRTDRKKADVMIFQTYKSGEMVWIKNINLGSSYYEKWSWDEVFSLYTGR; encoded by the coding sequence ATGGATCTCTGGCTCTACAGGGTAAAGAGCAATAGACATTATAAGGTGAAAGAAAATGTTGGAGTTAATTTTCAATGGTCTCCGAATGAAAACTCACTTGGAGTCCAAGTTGCAAAAAATCTTTTTAGTTTACATACCAGTCAATTAGGTCTATTTACGCCTATAGCGAAGGATATAGAAAACTTCTCTTGGCTGCCATCCGGCAAAGGATTTCTTATATCAACTAAAAAAAGTCCTGAATTTCATTCAGATATCATCTTATCAAAAGTTATCTTGAGAAAAAAAGAAAAGCCTGCTGTGAACCATTTATATAACGTTAAGATAGGTAAAAATGAAATATTTGCTTCTACTAGTGAATTTAAATGGTCAAATGATAAGAAGTGGATTAGCTTTTTGTTAATCCCTACCGCTTCCTTATCAGCTGATGGTAATACATTATGTGTACTATCAGCTAATGGAAAAACATTCCGAAAGATGGATGAAATGTTAATTGAATCGGCTTGGTTCCAATGGGCTCCATATAATGGATTGTTGGGGTATGTAAGTGGGATTGGGCGAGAAGCAACGATTAATAAAAGATCGAGGGTTTTAAAAGTCCCTTCTATGAAAAATATGACTCTCACCCCAAGGGATTTTGTCGATCGTGATTTGACGTGGCAAAATAATCGAACCATAATCGTATCTCGTTCGAAGGAAAATGGTTCTGAGGACTTGAGCGAAAGAGCATTGCCAAGCCTATATAAGATTAGTCTATCAGATAATAAACAAACCCAATTAACAGTTCCTTCAGAGAAAGATGGAGATTTCAGACCAGAAATCGTTAAAAATAATTTGATCTGGACTAGAACTGACCGAAAGAAAGCAGATGTTATGATTTTTCAAACCTATAAATCTGGAGAGATGGTTTGGATAAAGAATATCAATCTCGGGAGTTCCTATTATGAAAAATGGAGTTGGGATGAGGTGTTTAGCTTATATACGGGGAGGTAA
- a CDS encoding fumarylacetoacetate hydrolase family protein: MKLVTIEKEGKFVLGVKIENGIIDLEEALKEVPNNHVHTNIMDVIAGGHEVISALQDYITNLPTENKSTYIKNEEEVKWGPCVTQPNKIICVGLNYRKHADETKSPYPEVPILFSKFNNSLTGHKCEIAVPKVTQRLDYEVELAVVIGKEAKYVNKENALDYVFGYCTANDLSARDLQKRTHQWLLGKTCDDFNPIGPYLVTADEVGDPNNLQLKTYVNGEKRQDSNTSDMIFYVDEIVSYISQHMTLTPGDVILTGTPEGVIVGYPLEKRIYLKPGDVVTVEVEKLGTLTNKLIEEK, translated from the coding sequence ATGAAACTAGTAACGATAGAAAAAGAAGGTAAATTTGTGTTAGGTGTAAAGATAGAGAACGGCATAATTGACCTTGAAGAAGCATTAAAAGAGGTACCTAATAATCACGTACATACAAATATCATGGATGTTATCGCGGGTGGTCATGAAGTTATTTCTGCACTCCAGGATTATATTACAAATCTGCCAACTGAAAATAAATCAACCTATATTAAAAATGAAGAGGAAGTTAAGTGGGGACCATGTGTCACACAACCGAACAAGATTATCTGTGTAGGTTTAAATTATCGCAAGCATGCGGATGAAACAAAGTCTCCATATCCAGAAGTACCTATATTATTTAGTAAATTTAATAATTCATTAACAGGACATAAATGTGAGATAGCTGTGCCAAAAGTGACGCAAAGGTTGGATTATGAGGTTGAATTAGCCGTTGTAATTGGAAAGGAAGCGAAGTATGTAAATAAGGAAAATGCTTTAGATTATGTATTTGGTTATTGTACAGCTAATGATTTATCAGCACGCGACCTGCAGAAAAGGACACATCAATGGTTACTTGGTAAAACATGTGACGACTTTAATCCAATAGGTCCATATCTTGTTACAGCTGACGAGGTCGGTGATCCTAACAATTTACAATTAAAAACTTATGTGAATGGAGAAAAACGTCAGGATTCCAATACATCTGATATGATTTTTTATGTAGATGAAATTGTAAGCTATATTTCGCAGCACATGACTCTTACACCTGGTGATGTCATTCTAACTGGAACTCCAGAGGGGGTTATTGTAGGCTACCCATTGGAAAAACGAATTTACTTAAAACCTGGTGATGTGGTAACTGTTGAAGTTGAAAAATTAGGTACACTAACCAATAAGTTAATTGAAGAAAAATAA
- the pdaB gene encoding polysaccharide deacetylase family sporulation protein PdaB, translating into MNLFFVLNGKSVKQILLVVIAAFFTALFLFMGNLSLTPVFSTKDGPKAVYRGEKDIALTFNIGWGDEKAEPILDALKKENVKAATFFLAGSWAERHPDIVSRIVKEGYEIGILGYAYEDYTELEDVKIGKDISKAKDAFRKLNIKDIKLLRAPTGHFDQRSLKIAERYGYTMVHWSVDSKDWTNPGVKQIQENVSKADKGDIILLHASDSAKQTANALPGILQELQGKGLKLVTVSQLIANGVVESKEIK; encoded by the coding sequence ATGAATTTATTTTTTGTGTTAAATGGTAAATCTGTAAAACAAATTCTTTTAGTAGTAATTGCTGCTTTTTTTACTGCGTTGTTCTTATTTATGGGAAATCTCTCTTTAACCCCAGTTTTTTCCACAAAGGACGGTCCTAAGGCCGTATACCGAGGGGAAAAGGATATCGCTCTTACCTTTAATATTGGCTGGGGCGATGAAAAAGCAGAACCCATCTTAGACGCACTAAAAAAAGAAAATGTAAAAGCAGCAACCTTCTTTTTAGCTGGTTCATGGGCTGAGAGGCACCCTGATATTGTCAGCCGGATTGTCAAGGAAGGATACGAAATTGGAATTCTTGGTTATGCCTATGAAGATTATACAGAATTAGAAGATGTGAAAATCGGCAAAGATATCTCAAAAGCAAAGGATGCCTTCAGAAAGTTAAATATTAAAGACATCAAGCTTCTCCGGGCTCCTACTGGGCATTTTGATCAACGCTCCTTAAAGATAGCTGAACGATATGGATACACGATGGTTCATTGGAGTGTAGATTCTAAGGATTGGACCAATCCTGGAGTAAAGCAAATTCAAGAAAATGTTAGTAAGGCCGATAAAGGTGATATCATTCTTCTCCATGCCTCTGATTCAGCTAAACAGACTGCCAATGCTTTACCTGGTATTCTCCAAGAATTGCAGGGTAAAGGCTTGAAACTGGTTACCGTTTCACAACTAATAGCAAATGGAGTCGTCGAGTCAAAGGAAATCAAATAG